In one window of Electrophorus electricus isolate fEleEle1 chromosome 15, fEleEle1.pri, whole genome shotgun sequence DNA:
- the LOC113581196 gene encoding T-cell surface glycoprotein CD3 epsilon chain, with translation MNQCGMSCVLLIFAVAASIADQGNEDEEGTNQLKGNVDVSFTRVTLECPYPKTSTQWKIHQQNIISTGNNIYVINNYTDQTDGLHYCQNGKEIYYFFTRIKVCENCIELNVAMASGLIIGDILLTLGVILIVYLCTRMKSGSATPQRSTHIRQTGAPTPPDPDYQSLNPATRNRDVYAEPSRKH, from the exons atgaaCCAATGTGGAATGAGCTGCGTGCTTCTCATATTCGCAGTTGCAGCCAGTATTGCTGATCAAGGTAATGAAGACGAAGAGGGAACAAATCAACTAAAAG GAAACGTGGATGTCTCTTTCACAAGAGTCACTCTGGAGTGTCCATATCCAAAAACCTCAACACAATGgaaaatacatcaacaaaacATAATTTCAACTGGAAATAATATATATGTCATAAACAACTACACAGATCAAACTGATGGACTGCATTATTGCCAAAATGGAAaggaaatatattatttctttacCAGAATAAAGg TGTGTGAAAATTGCATTGAGCTGAATGTGGCAATGGCATCAGGACTCATAATTGGAGACATTCTGTTAACCCTGGGGGTCATCCTCATTGTGTACCTCTGTACTCGGATGAAGAGTGGATCTGCAACTCCTCAGAGAT CAACCCACATACGCCAGACAGGTGCTCCTACACCTCCTGATCCAGACTATCAG AGCCTGAACCCAGCTACACGCAACAGAGATGTGTATGCAGAACCGAGTCGGAAACACTGA